A window of Macrotis lagotis isolate mMagLag1 chromosome 1, bilby.v1.9.chrom.fasta, whole genome shotgun sequence genomic DNA:
tctccagctcattttacagatgaggaacctgaggcaaacagggtgaagtgacgtgcccagggtcacacagctaataagtgtctgaggctggatatgaactcaggaagatgagtctctaTGCTCTCTGCACTatggtgtcacctagctgtctctaggTGTTTTGCATATAAGATCTCATTTAAACCTCACAATAGCCCACTGAAGTTAAATCATCAACCCCAATTAGCCGATGGGAAAATAGTTAAGCTTGGAAAGGTAAAGTCACTTGCATAGCAtgtcacagctagtgtttgatatgggatttgaaccccaggtctttctgacccctaAATCAACACTCTGAGAGATTCAAACTTTAATCCTCTTGGTTCAGATCCAGAATTTCCCCCTAGCCACAGTTCTCAAAGTGTAGTCTGGGAACCAGGGAGGGTCcatgaggtcaaaactattttcataaaaatagtaagatgagggcagctagggatagaccaccagccttgaggtcaggaggatttgaattcaaatccagcctcagacacttactagctgtgtgaccctgggcaagtcacttaaccctttgcctCAAAAACCCATCTACTGCCAAGATGCTTTAGTTTCTAATAAAGTAGGTATCAGTGGGTGTAACCcacataaataaaattctttagggaggtcttaaataattttttgttgtcttaaataatttttaagcatGTAAAGAGTTCCTGTAGAGATAAAGCActggggcctggagtcaagaagaccagagttcaaatccagctccagacacttactagataacgggaccctggataagtcatttaactctgcttgcctcagtttcctcttctgtaaaatgagctggagaaagaaatggcaaaccactctagcatttttgccaagaaaaccccaaatagggctATGAAGGGTTGgacttgactgaacaacaacaataaagatAACAATACAAATTAATATTACTGTATTAATGTCTACTACAGGAAGTATCCATAGATATAACCAttataaataaaagttctttggGAGGTCCTAAGTAACTTTTAGGTATATAAAGAGATCTTGAGACCATAGCTGAGAGTCACTTCTCCATAGCTTAGAACCTCTCAGTTCCAGTTCCTAATCCTTGGGCATCAGGGGGGATATTGCCGGGCTGTATCAGACTGGTCTCCTGACATTCCCTCCCACCCCAACCTTAGTGTTCCTGGATTCCTCATTCAGCCCCCCAGATCATACCTATAGGGAACATCCAAAATTTGAGAACTCTGTGGAAGAATTTTGGAGAATGGTCCTACCTGCTTCTGGCAGAGGTCAAATAGGACTCGAGAATTAGTCAGGCACCAGAGCTCCCCGAAGAGGGAGACGAAGACGCCCATGATGTCCATCCAGCGGCCGACGGTCAACAGGAGAATAAAGAGGCCACCCATTCGCACAAACACCGTCTGGTATTGGCTCTGGAGGCCTGGATGTTGTCGCTGCTCTTCTGTATGAAGGACACAACATGACTGTCTGTCTCAACCAGGACctcatccccaccccttctccccttctcctcttccttctggaTTCATGACCTCCCAGGTTTCCTCACTGACCTAGTGACTCCCTCTTtcaatcctcttttctttcttctcctctgtaTGAGTCTCCCACATTTTCATCCCTCTCTTTTTGAGTATTCTCTTTTCATGATAATAGCAATAGTTCAAATATCTAAAGGGTAAGGTatatatttgcaaagtattttacatgtgATCTTCAACCTGGGCAAAagccctgggaggtaggagcTTTATtaaaccccattttatagactgGCCTTCCCTCAAAAGTCCACATTGGACAGCATCCCCTCCTGCTTCCTCTGTGGTTTCCATCCACTGACACCTCAGCAGCTAgctagttcagtggatagaatgaagAACTcagagtcaagaatacctgagttcaaatcttgcctctgacacttactggctgtgtgacttagGTCAAGTCACATcctgacttagtttcctcatctgtaaaatgaggatgaataTGAACCTTCCCTCCTAGAGCCACAAACCCCCTAAGGTTCCTGGAATCTACAATATTCCTACCAGTAGTCCCTcctacaaatcttttttttttaggttgttttttttttttgcaaggcaatggggttaagtggcttgcccaaggccacacagctaggtaattattaagtgtctgagacgggatttgaactcaggtcctcctgactccagggccagtgctctatccactacgccacctagcttgcCCCTCCTTCCTACAAATCTTTTCCCGGGTTCCCTTCTTTTTCGTTGACCCTGCCTAGGACCCCTCACCCTGCATGTAGATGACCAGCAAGGTATAGCAGATGGTAAGCGGAGTCCAGAAACGTACAGCCTCCGAGGTGGTCAGGAAGTCACGGTTAATGAGAGCCACTGCGGCCACGTCACCCACCAGGAAGGCCACACGCAGGGCCCGGCCCAGTAGGTTGGGGAGGTCTTGCCACTTGGCCAGCAGGGTCAGGCAGGCCCCGCAATAGTGCTCACGGCTGTGCAGTTCATAGAGGCGGCAGATATGGCGGTAAAGATGCCGGGCCCCCCTTGCCAGAAGCCCCGCCAGCCCCAGGCTGAGCAGCAAGTTGAGAGTCCGATGTGGGGCTCCCTCCAGCAGGAAGCTCAGACTACAGGTCAGCCCACAGCCCAGGGAATACTGGCACAGAAGGAACAACTGGAGAAACTCAGGGACCAGAGGGCCCTgcagatgaggagagagagaagggacagGTCAGCTATTCCGGCCTGGGGTTTCTCCATCAAGTCCCATGGAATCGCAAACCTTTAAGcccttaaaagaaaattttagaaccTTGGAATCTCAGAAGCAAGGGAGCCCCAGCAAGGGAATCCGAGCaagggagggtccttagaacctgGAATGGCAGAGTGCATCAAGATAAGCTAATCTAACATCTTCATTGcatagatggaaaaactgagccCCAAGGTTTCAGCTCTGAAGAAAAAACCTGAACTAGGTCTCAGGTCTCATGGTGCTTCTCCAAAGACATTAGGAGCTCATCCCCCTCTACTCCAAACCTGCAAGTGAGACAACTTCAGCCTAGGTTGTCTAGGCCAGAGGCTGGCCTCTGCACCACAGCAAGGTCAGGTGCCAGTTGGATAAGACCAGCAGAGTCAGGTCCCAGGGCATCATCCAGGCATGTTGGCCTTCCTGCCTCTTCCTACAGGGTCAGGTTTGACCCAGATCTCCAGTGATGGGGTTGATCCCGGAGGGCCTTGCTCTCCCTTCCCATGCCCTCCCCCTTCAGGACCTTCCACACTACAGAGCATATGGTCAAGTCACTGACAATAGTGGGGAAGGTCCCCCTGGTCACCCCCAGTCCCTCAGCCTTACCTTGTTCAAGGTCAGCAGCAAAGAGACAGCCCGGAGAGAGAACTCCAGGACCACCAGAGCAGCCACCCGGACCTCAACCACAGTGAGGAGGGCTGTCAGCCCCACCAGGTGCAGGGGCTCTAGCACAGCCCACTGGGTAAGCAggaactttttttcctcttttctcttagTATCActgtggggggggaagaagggagagttcATGGGGAGCAGCTCAATCACTAGGCCTCCCCCCAAGGACCCATAGAACTCCAGACAGTCAGAGCCTTTGAAGCCTAGAATATCAGGAGGGTTAAGCTCAGGCCTCAGCTCAGTCTCCAGTCCGGGGAGTATTAGAAAGGACCCGAGGGACCCCTTAGACCTGGGAAGGGGAAGCACCAACccaagaaatcatttagtctggaGGTGCCAGGGCAATcccaggcaggacttgaaatacAATAGATCTCCGGGCTTTTGAAGCAAGGAtatttaagttgataattttgtatgacccatGAAGGCCAAATGGTCCTCGGTAGGAAACAATTTCCCCACCTCTGCCTTAGACAAACTACTTAACTTTTCAAATGAGAACATCTGGAGCCAGAGGGAAGCTCAGCAACCCACCTCTGTCCTGGGATGTACATCTATTGGATGTCAGCCCCCCTTTCTCTTGGGGTTCCTTCTCCCGCAGCCCAACCCAGTCTTAGTTCATAggcaaaggaggaaggggaatgaAGGGCAGGTCACTCACTTCACACAATAGATGAAGAAGTAGATTTTCATGAAGCTGCCCAGCACAGACACTCCGCAGGCTCCAATCAAACCTGAGATGGGGAGAGACAAGGGTTCAGCTCTAGGAAGCTACcagggggaagggagagtgaggAAGACAGCAAGGTGGGAGAGGAGGGTCCGGAGGGTGTGGACAAGCAATGAGACAGCAGGGGAGAAGACTTGCCTCTGGGAGTGAGGAAGAGATctgggaattggggggggggcgaGAACCAGGAAGGAGAGAGGCTGGAGGAGGGGCAGCTCCGAGGACTATGGGGAGCTAAGAGAGACAAAGCAATCTTTGGGAGATTCAAAGGGATTGGGTTGTGTCCCTTGGGAAGGGGCTCTAAGGAGATATGGACGGATGGGGGAGATAGAGGGAGCCCCAGAGAGTGGACTTAGACTTGGGGAAAGCCCAAAGAAGgtgccccagggagctgggataGATTTAACTCTGGGGTTTTGAATCTGGACCCATGAGCTTTTTTTTGTGACTATATTTTTTTAGTGACTATATTGAGTCACTATATTTATTCTTTGCAATCCTGtgcattttattttctgcatttcaaatcattattctgagaaggggcttCACTAAAATGCTAAAAGGGTCTATGCTGTACCAAGAACCTCTGAATTATTCAGGGATcccaaagagaagggagggaagggggcacCCCAAGAGTttggcagagacagagagagaggagaagaatggAGAAAGCCTTGGGGGAGCCCAAGGGAATTGGAGAGGGTTGGAGAGGACACTTAGGCAGTCCAGGGAGTTAGTGTAGACCCCagaggggggatggggggatggggggatggggACAGGGCATAGCCAACG
This region includes:
- the TMEM82 gene encoding transmembrane protein 82; this encodes MFSLTSWLPSLPSLDWGSSLLDSLLQGLIGACGVSVLGSFMKIYFFIYCVNDTKRKEEKKFLLTQWAVLEPLHLVGLTALLTVVEVRVAALVVLEFSLRAVSLLLTLNKGPLVPEFLQLFLLCQYSLGCGLTCSLSFLLEGAPHRTLNLLLSLGLAGLLARGARHLYRHICRLYELHSREHYCGACLTLLAKWQDLPNLLGRALRVAFLVGDVAAVALINRDFLTTSEAVRFWTPLTICYTLLVIYMQEEQRQHPGLQSQYQTVFVRMGGLFILLLTVGRWMDIMGVFVSLFGELWCLTNSRVLFDLCQKQDLSQIPSMAAPNQVNSKTQPQPHLSKDKTHS